A stretch of the Lactuca sativa cultivar Salinas chromosome 9, Lsat_Salinas_v11, whole genome shotgun sequence genome encodes the following:
- the LOC111881246 gene encoding chromatin remodeling protein EBS, translating into MRPSDSDKPPYVARVEKLEADHRNSVKVRVRWYYCPDHYDMQSAHTIQGKCIVHSFKNYTKLDNVGTEDYFCGFEYKATTGGSTPDRVAVYCKCEMPYNPDDLMVQCEGCKDWFHPSCMGMTIEEAKKLDQFFLLRLFL; encoded by the exons ATGCGGCCATCTGATTCTGATAAGCCTCCATACGTTGCTCGAGTTGAAAAGCTTGAAGCGGATCATAGAAACAGTGTGAAGGTTCGTGTTAGGTGGTATTATTGTCCTGATCATTATGATATGCAGAGTGCACATACAATTCAAGGGAAATGTATAGTTCACTCTTTCAAGAACTACACGAAACTTGATAATGTCGGCACTGAAGACTACTTTTGTGGCTTCGAGTACAAGGCTACTACCGGTGGTTCCACCCCTGATCGTGTTGCAGT GTACTGCAAATGTGAAATGCCCTACAACCCTGATGACTTGATGGTTCAATGTGAAGGATGCAAGGACTG GTTTCATCCTTCTTGCATGGGTATGACAATTGAAGAGGCAAAAAAATTGGACCAGTTTTTTTTGCTCAGATTGTTCCTCTGA